From the Oscillospiraceae bacterium genome, the window TTCGGCACAGAAGGCGGGCGCAGAAGCTATTTATTTAGATGTAAGATTTCCTACAGAAAATCTGACTGCAAATACAACTCGTTACGGAGAAGGAGGTTTTCATATAGGAGCGGTAAGAACAAAAGCTCCTGCTGAGCTTCCTATTATGACAGAAGGCGATATTGCTTATATCAACATTGACAAGGAAAACGCTTTTGCTGAGCCACACGGTGATTTTTCTGTTGTAAATACACACGACAAAGATCACGCTGATGCTTGGATAAGACAGACAAACACGGAATATTTTGGAATTGTTCCCAGCTATGCATATGCTTTTAACACTCAGTCAGAAAGCTTTTACACAAATAACACAGGTGTAACTTACCGTGTAGAAGCAGGGCTTACAGCAGAGTTTTCCGTTCAATACCACGCTCAATACGGAACGGAATCTTATACAGGCTTTAAGCTTTATTGGTCAACCGATAAAGAAAACTGGACAATGTTTACCTCTTATGAGATTTCTGAGCCCGAGGTAACCGATGCGGGTACATATGTGGCTTATTATACAGTACCTATGCCTTCTGCTGAAAAAGCAGGCGCTGATAATGTATATTTTGATATACGCTTCCCCACAGAAAACCTATATCTTAACGGTACAGGAACAGCCTCTTATGCAAAAGGCGGATTACACATTGGCGCAGTATATGTAAGAGAATCAGCAAGTGACAGTCAAGAGGTGGAAACAATGACAGACGGAACAATGGCAGTTCTTGATTTACCTTCTAAAGGTCAGTATTCCTTGGCGCACGGTGCGGCAATTGCTTACTGTGAGCTTTTGACTAACAGTCCTGCAGTAGATCCTTATTGGGTACGTACACCGAAAATTGCTTATTTCGGAAGCTACTATGCTCCTTCTTACGGTTATGCCGCAAATGCGCAGGCTGCTGGATATACACAGCAAATTAACGGTGTTTACTATAAAATGGAAGCAGGACTTTATGCTACTGTAGCTATTCAGTATCATAATTCTTACTCTGCACCGATTAATAATTTCACATTCTACGCAACAACTGATATAAACGGTGATAGCTTTACAAAGCTTACTGCTGAAACAACAGGAATAAGATATGTTTCCGATAGCACAGGCGTAATATACTACATAGTAAAGCTTCCTGATGCGGCAGAGTGCGGCAGTGAGGAAATATTCCTTGATGTACGCTTCCCCACAGAAAATCTGGGTGAAGAATTATCGGCATACAAAAAAGGTGCCGTGCATATTGCGGCAGTAAAAACTACCGCTCAGAAGCCTACCGAAAGTGATATACATATCTTAAATGCAGTAGATGAATTAACAACAGGAACACTTATGTCCTTTGAAAATCCTGCAAGTGCTTCTGCGTGGATGACAGAAAATGCATCCTTGACAGTTCAGAATAACGCTCTTAAGGCGACTGTACAGTCAGCAGGAGATTTTGCAATTTCCACTCAAAACGGCAGTATAGCAATTCCTTACGGTGCAAGCTATAGCTATATTGTATTAAATATGAAGGCTTCGGGCTTTGCAAACGGATTAACTGTACGTCTTTCCAACTTAGCAGGAACTGAGTGGGCTGAATATGATATAGCCGCTGAAGAATTAGGAGATACACTTAATACTATCAGTCTTCTTTACAGAGGCTATGACCGTTCATCTTCAGTAGTTAATTATGCAAAACTTACAAAGATAGAAATTAAAGCTCAGGCAAGCGAGGGTGCTTACGTAGAGCTTTCTTCAGTAGAACGTCACGATATGATGGTAATAGCAGAAAATGCAATTGCTCTTATAGAAGATGTAACAGCTGAAAACTATGAAGCACAGGCAGAAAAAATTGCAGATGCACGTGCGCTTTGCCAAAAGCTTATAGATTACAGAATATGTACAAAGGTAACTCTTTATCAAATGGTTGAAAATTATATCCATTTGGTAGTGTCTGAAGAAAAATATGCTAAATATTCCGAAAATGTTAAAAATAACATCAGTATTGATTTCGGAATGAGCGGTACAGAGTTTAACATCGGTGATACAATGACAGGTGTTGTAACAGCAACAGCTCTTAACGGTACAACACTACCTGAATTAACAGTTAAATTCAATCATTCCTTCTTTGTGGTAGATCCCAACGGAGCGCTTGAGTACACAATAGCTAAAGGAAGCGCATCTGTTGAAAAATCCCTTTCCTTTACTGCAAAAGAGGGCGGTATCTCAATGATGAACGCCAAAGTGTATGCAGGCGAAGAATTGGTATATGAAGAGACAATACGTGTAACAGTATTAGGAAAAGGCTGGTATATGGGAGACTCTCACAGCCATTCAACTCAGAGTGACGGTAAGAGAACATTGACTGAGAATTTCCTATCTGCTTACAATAAAGGTCTTGGCTTTATGATTACTGCAGACCACAATGCACTTGTTGCAGATAAATCTGATGTTAATCAGGCATTGAGTAACCTTGAAGCTTCGGGACTTGATAATTTCTTCGCTTTGAAGATGTCAGAGCTGACAGGAAATCACGGCCATATGCTTCAGTATGCAAGCGATTTGTCTTTCTCTTGGGGAACAAGCGTAGAGAGCTGGCAAGCAATAATGGATACAATAGCGGCAGACGGCGGTTATTCATTTATGGCGCATCCCTTTGATCCTTTATATCCATTTGAAGGCGTAAACTATGACCCGACCAATGTTGATATTTATAATACCAACCTGACAGGTATTGAGGTTATAAATACAGGCGGCGAGTATATTAAAAACAATTATGGAAGCAAATTAAATCAAACGGTAACACGGGGACTTGAATATCTTGACCGTCTTAATATCAAGGGCGAGAAAAAATATTTCGGTATTGCCAACTCTGATGCTCATATGCCTGTGGGTATCGGTACAGGACGAAGCGTATTTTTACTTGATGATATGAGCGAAGAAAGCATTTATTATGCTTTGGCAAACGGACGCTTTTACGGCACAATAGGACCTCAGCTTCGCTTTACGATTGGAGATGCGCAGTTAGGTGAAACCTATATAGGTGTAGAGGGAAGCAAGGCTGTTGCAAACATAGTAGCGGCAGACGAGGAGTCATACGTTACAAAGGTAACTTTAGTTTCTTGTTACATCAATGCTGAGGATAACGATGCAGGCTATAATACATTAGAACGTGTAGTTCTTTACGAGGATGACGGCACATTAAAGCAGTCTGTTGTAAATCTTTCCTATGAGATAGACGTAGAGAACAATAAATTCTACCGTATTGAAGTAGAAGGCGCTACTCAGGAGCATGTGCGTTTTGCTTATTCAAACCCCATCTGGACAGAAACCAAAGAAGCGGAGCCGGAAGATTTGAACGGTGACGGTGAGATGAATGTATGCGATTTGATACTCCTTAGAAATATGTTGCTTGATATAGAAACAGAAAATTCAAAAGCGGACTTTAACGGCGATGAAATTATAGATATTTTTGATTTGCTCTATCTTAAGAGAGTAATAATGTTTAAATAATCAAAATATAAATTTTCACTCTCCATAAAAAAGGAGCTGTAAAAAACGAAAGTTTTTTACAGCTCCTTTTGGTAGGGGATAGGAAAAAATGCACAGAATATGTCAATTTCGCGACAACAAAGGATTTGTTGTCGGTTACCCGACGGCGTACGGTGGTACTCCGAGGGCGAAATTGGCAGATAGCATAAAACGTATATTTAATAAAAGAATTTATCAAAAAGATATTTTTTCATTGTTTTTTGCTCTTTACTTTTAAAAAACATATTATTTATTCTTTATTTTTCTTGTTTTATGCGCTCTGTGCTTTTTTACATCACCTATACGTTGTTATTTTTCAAGCTCGTAGGCTCTCTTGGTGCAGGCTTTCATAGCCTCGTCTATAATTTCTGCAAATTTTTTATCCTCGAAAACCTTAAGCGCCGCAAGAGTTGTTCCGCCGGGGGAGGAAACAGCTTTTATAAGCTCGTCGGGAGTTTGCTCGCCCTTGAGCATTTTTCCTGCGCCTATAAGAGTTGAGCTGATAAGCTCCAACGCTGTTTTTTCGTCAATTCCTTGGCTTACAGCGGAGCTTACCACAGACTTTGCAAAAAGATATATATAGGCAGGAGAGCTTGCGTGTACGCCTATAATTTCATTCATTTGGGACTCGTCAAGAATAACGGCAGTGCCCATTTTTGAAAAGATATCAAAAATAAAGTCCATTTCCTCTTGTGCTACGCTTTGTGTTTTACAAAGGGCGCAAGCACCTTCGCCCAAAAGCAGAGGAGTGTTTGGCATTATACGGATAATTCTTGCGTTTTCTCCTAAGGCTTTGGCAATATATGAACAGGAAATTCCTGCCGCTATTGTAACGGTAAGTCCGTCAAAGCCCGAAAGAGAGGGCATTACCTGCTCAAAGGTCTGAGGCTTAATGCATAGGAAAAGTATATCGCAGTTAGTCTTAAGCTCTGCAATATCCGATGCGGATATTCCCATACCTTTAAATAGCTCAATTCTTTCCTTGCTTATATCGTAAGCAAAAAGACAGGATTTATCGTATCCCGATTTTATTATTCCCTTTGCTATGGCATATGCCATATTTCCTGCGCCGATAAAACCGATTTTTCTCATTCTGACATCACCGCCGCCTGTATCATAATGGCACATTCCACACGTTTTCTCTCCAATTCACAGGAAAATTCAAGGGGCTTAAGAATATCGCCGTTATAGATATGGTTGTTTGCATTACAGCCGCCGCTGCAATAATATTTTGCAAAACAGGTTTTGCAATCCTCTTTTTTATAAATACTTTCGTTGGCAAATTTATTTTTTATGCTTAAATCAAGCTCGTTTGTATGAACATTTCCCATTTTAAAGTCGCCGCCTACAAACTGGTGGCAGGGGTAAATATCACCCTCGGGAGTAACGGCAATATACTCATTACCGCAGCCGCAGCCCTTTAATCTTTTGATTATACAGGGACCGCCTTTAAGGTCTATCATAAAGTGGAAGAAATTGAAGCTATTGCCCTTTTTCTTCTCTTCTACAATAAATTTGGCAAGTCTTTCATATTCCTCGCAAATTGCGGGAATATGCTCTTTTTTGAGAGCATAGGGCTCACTTTCGGGAGTTACTGCAGGCTCAATGGAAAGCTGAGTAAAGCCTTCATCCAAAAACGCTCTTATATCCTCGGTAAAGTCAAGATTATAGCTTGTAAAGGTGCCCCTTACATAGTAATCCTTGTCGCCTCTTGTGGCAACAAGCTTTTTATATTTGGGTACTATTGTGTCATAAGAGCCGCTTCCGTCCACTCTTTTTCTTATTCTGTCATTTACACTCTTTCTGCCGTCCAAGGATAAAACAACATTGGACATCTCTTTGTTTATATACTCAATTTTATCATCACTGAGCAGTACGCCATTTGTAGTAATGGTAAAGCGGAAATTCTTGTTATGCTGTTTTTCTATACCTCTTGTATAGTCTACAATCTGTTTAACAACATCAAAATTCATAAGAGGCTCTCCGCCGAAAAAGTCAACCTCTATATTTTTTCTTGTGCCTGAATGTTCAATAACAAAATCAATAGCCTTTTTTCCTGTTTCAAAATCCATAAGGCAACGGCCTGTTTTGAAATCACCCTTTGCCGCAAAGCAGTAATCACAGCGAAGATTACAGTCGTGAGCAACGTGCAGACAAAGAGCCTTTATAGGCGCATTTTCAGTATACTCTGAAAGATTTTCAAGAATAAAATCCTCTGAAAATAAAAGACCCTCTTCTTTAAGCTCTGTCAGCTCTTCAAAAGCCTGTGTATATTTTTCGTCAAAATCCGCAGGGAGCTTTTCGGGAAGTCCGTCGCTGAATTTTTCTAAAAGCTCATAGCTTGTATCGTCAAGCAAATGAATTGCACCGCTGTTTATATCCATAACGATATTGAAACCGTTCATTTTATACATATGTATCATAAAAATTTAAACCTACCTTTGATAAAAGGAATGTAAAAAAAGCGCAGAGCGCATAAAAAAGTGTTTTATGCTATCTGTCAATTTCGCCCTCGGAGTACCTCTGTACGCCGTCGGGTAACCACCGACAAAATTTTGTCGGTGCGAAATTGACAGATTCTGCTTGATTTTCCTATTCCTGCAATACGTTAAAAAGAGGCTGTGAAAACTCTCGATTTTACAGCCTCTTTTTGTCTTGTGATAATTATTTCTCGCACTTCTGATTTGCAACAGTGCAGGATGTTTTACAAGCTGACTGGCAGGAAGTCTGGCACTCACCGCAGCCACCCTTGCAAGCTGTAGCCTTAAGATTTTTAGAGCTTATTGTTTTGATGTGTTTCATTTTAAATTCTCCTACTTTCTTTTTCTGTTAACTGCAAATATACCGCCGACGCTTGAGGCTATCAACGAAATTGCAATATATATCAATGCTGACATACTGATATTTGAAAAGCCGGTCAACATTGTTTTAACTGAAAACATAATAAAAAGAAATACAACGCAAGCTAAGAGACCTGAGACAAGGCCGTTCTTTTTAATTCGGTTTGCGCTTATAAAACCGCCGACAAAAGCACCTGCAACAGCGCATATAAGAGCAAAAACAGAAATACTGCTGTCAGCTATTGAGGTTGTTGCTAAAATTACGGCAAAAATAACCGAAAGCAACACAGAAATTGCAGCACCGATAAGTCCGCCTAAAATAATATTATAGGGCAAACCCCAACCTTTTCTTATTTCCTTGCCTGATGTTCTTTCCATTATAATCCCCCCACATTAAAACCTATGCAAAGGGATATAAAAATATTATTATAAATTAGTCAGAAATAGTATTTTTCTCTTGAATAGCCCAACGCTTGATACGGATTTTATTCTTATCAGCACCTGTTTCAAGAACTATCTGGTCTTGGTCCTTAATCTGAACAACTCTGCCTATAATTCCGCCGATAGTAGTAACCTCGTCGCCGATTTGTAGCTCGTTTCTCATTTTAGCTGTTTCTTTTTCCTTTTTCTTCTGAGGTCTTATCATAATGAAGTATAAAGCAACAAGAAGAAGGATAGGAAGAGCTAAAGAGCTGAGCATTGAAATAATGCCTGCTCCTGCAGGAACATTAGCCGCACCTTCGGAGGTAACTCCCTGTGCATCATTAGTTGCAGCATTAGTATCTGTCTGAGTAGTGGTCTGAGTGGTTGTTCCCTTATCTGTATCAAAGGGGTTAGCAGGGCCTATGCCTGACTGACAAGAAGCAAAAACAGCTATCACTACGCAGAGTAATGCAACTACTGCAATAATGCGAGCCTTGCTTTTTGAAAATTTCATTTACAACATCCTTATCTATGATTTTTACTTTGAGAAAAAGATAATATTTCCCATAACAGTATTATTATATATGTTTTTTTAAAATAAAGCAATATCTTTTTTGAAAATTTATTTATTAACTAAATTCTTGTGCTGTAAAGCACTGTTTTTTCAGCACGGAATTTTTCAAAGCTTCCGTTGTCAAGAGCGTTTCGTATATCCTCTGTGAGAGAATTGTAAAAATATATGTTGTGAATTACGGCAAGACGGTTGGCAAGTATTTCCTGAGCTTTGAAAAGGTGGCGGAGATATGCCT encodes:
- the proC gene encoding pyrroline-5-carboxylate reductase; its protein translation is MCHYDTGGGDVRMRKIGFIGAGNMAYAIAKGIIKSGYDKSCLFAYDISKERIELFKGMGISASDIAELKTNCDILFLCIKPQTFEQVMPSLSGFDGLTVTIAAGISCSYIAKALGENARIIRIMPNTPLLLGEGACALCKTQSVAQEEMDFIFDIFSKMGTAVILDESQMNEIIGVHASSPAYIYLFAKSVVSSAVSQGIDEKTALELISSTLIGAGKMLKGEQTPDELIKAVSSPGGTTLAALKVFEDKKFAEIIDEAMKACTKRAYELEK
- the scfB gene encoding thioether cross-link-forming SCIFF peptide maturase — translated: MIHMYKMNGFNIVMDINSGAIHLLDDTSYELLEKFSDGLPEKLPADFDEKYTQAFEELTELKEEGLLFSEDFILENLSEYTENAPIKALCLHVAHDCNLRCDYCFAAKGDFKTGRCLMDFETGKKAIDFVIEHSGTRKNIEVDFFGGEPLMNFDVVKQIVDYTRGIEKQHNKNFRFTITTNGVLLSDDKIEYINKEMSNVVLSLDGRKSVNDRIRKRVDGSGSYDTIVPKYKKLVATRGDKDYYVRGTFTSYNLDFTEDIRAFLDEGFTQLSIEPAVTPESEPYALKKEHIPAICEEYERLAKFIVEEKKKGNSFNFFHFMIDLKGGPCIIKRLKGCGCGNEYIAVTPEGDIYPCHQFVGGDFKMGNVHTNELDLSIKNKFANESIYKKEDCKTCFAKYYCSGGCNANNHIYNGDILKPLEFSCELERKRVECAIMIQAAVMSE
- the scfA gene encoding six-cysteine peptide SCIFF; this encodes MKHIKTISSKNLKATACKGGCGECQTSCQSACKTSCTVANQKCEK
- a CDS encoding TIGR04086 family membrane protein, with protein sequence MERTSGKEIRKGWGLPYNIILGGLIGAAISVLLSVIFAVILATTSIADSSISVFALICAVAGAFVGGFISANRIKKNGLVSGLLACVVFLFIMFSVKTMLTGFSNISMSALIYIAISLIASSVGGIFAVNRKRK
- the yajC gene encoding preprotein translocase subunit YajC encodes the protein MLSSLALPILLLVALYFIMIRPQKKKEKETAKMRNELQIGDEVTTIGGIIGRVVQIKDQDQIVLETGADKNKIRIKRWAIQEKNTISD